The stretch of DNA GTACAGTTTATTTTTCACATCGGTGCACGTACGGATACCACGGAGTTTGATAAGGCTATCTTCGATCGCCTGAATGTAGATTATTCCAAAATGGTCTGGGAGAAGTGTGTAGCATATGGTCTTCCTTTGGTGTATGCATCCTCCGCAGCAACCTACGGCCTTGGCGAGCATGGCTACCGTGATGATCACGAAATTGTCAACAAGCTTGCTCCGTTGAATCCATACGGGGTCTCTAAAAATGAGTTTGACAAATGGGCGTTGGCTTCTGAAAAGCAACCTTATTTCTGGGCAGGCCTGAAATTTTTTAATGTCTACGGACCCAATGAATATCATAAAGGCAGAATGGCTTCAGTCATTTATCATGCATTTTATCAAATCCGGGATACCGGAAGCATGAGGCTGTTCAGAAGCCATAATCCGGATTACAGGGATGGCATGCAGCTTAGGGACTTTGTATACGTGAAGGATGTCGTGAAGGTGTGTCTCTTTCTGATGGAATTGCGTAAGCATTCCGGCTTGTACAATCTGGGTACCGGCAAGGCCCGCACCTTTATGGACCTGGTAAAATCGACTTTTACTGCAATGAAT from Flavobacteriales bacterium encodes:
- the rfaD gene encoding ADP-glyceromanno-heptose 6-epimerase codes for the protein VQFIFHIGARTDTTEFDKAIFDRLNVDYSKMVWEKCVAYGLPLVYASSAATYGLGEHGYRDDHEIVNKLAPLNPYGVSKNEFDKWALASEKQPYFWAGLKFFNVYGPNEYHKGRMASVIYHAFYQIRDTGSMRLFRSHNPDYRDGMQLRDFVYVKDVVKVCLFLMELRKHSGLYNLGTGKARTFMDLVKSTFTAMNAPEQIAFIDTPEDIRDKYQYFTEADMSKLRSIGYDQPFVSLEDGVTDYVKNYLMQGNYM